One Qipengyuania aurantiaca genomic region harbors:
- the gltB gene encoding glutamate synthase large subunit, giving the protein MQVQAHHNPGEGPLTQGLYDPRNEHDACGVGMVAHIKGNKSHAIIEQALTILANLDHRGAVGADPLLGDGAGILIQTPDPLIRKWAEAHEYDLPAEGDYALAMCFLPQEEEARQFVESQLERFAEKEGQRVVGWRDVPTTLDGLGDAVIASMPVIRQCVIARGMNCASREAFERKLVVIRKQTLNPLAALEAKHNIPGLSQAYIPSFNSRTVVYKGLLLANQVGSFYDDLRNPDCVSALGLVHQRFSTNTFPSWRLAHPYRFMAHNGEINTVRGNVNWMEARRRTMESDLLGADLDKMWPLIPHGQSDTACLDNALELLLTGGYSLAHAMMMLMPEAWAKNELMDPARRAFYEYHAALMEPWDGPAAVCFTDGKQIGACLDRNGLRPARWCTTKDDLVVLASESGVLPFEEEDITRKWRLQPGKMLLIDLDEGRIVEDEELKAELAAAEPYEAWLEKAQYKLADLDHIEPDLSEIAASEIPLLNRQQAFGYTQEDLSRFLEPMAANGEDPIGSMGTDTPIAVLSERSRLLYDYFKQNFAQVTNPPIDPIREELVMSLLSMIGPRPNLLGRDGGTHKRLEVSQPILTDDDLAKIRSVEVALDGAFRTATIDITWDASTGADGLAMALKEMCWAATEAVLGDANILILSDRAQGPERIAMPALLATAAVHHQLVRQGLRMQTGLVIETGEAREVHHFCALAGYGAEGINPYLAFETLEDLRVRKLPELDPDDVQKNFVKAVGKGILKVMSKMGISTYQSYCGAQIFDAVGLSSEFVDAYFAGTATTIEGVGLKEVAEETVRRHAQAFGDSPLYNGMLDVGGIYQYRIRGEDHAWTPQNIANLQHAVRGSDPKNYEEFAKRVNEQSERLLTIRGLMELKKAERPLDLDEVEPAAEIVKRFSTGAMSFGSISHEAHSTLAIAMNRIGGRSNTGEGGEEPERFQPLDNGDSMRSRIKQVASGRFGVTAEYLVNSDDIQIKMAQGAKPGEGGQLPGHKVDKRIGKVRHSTPGVGLISPPPHHDIYSIEDLAQLIHDLKNVQPDSRISVKLVSEVGVGTVAAGVSKSKADHITISGYEGGTGASPLTSLTHAGSPWEIGLAETQQTLLLNDLRSRIAVQVDGGLRTGRDVAIGALLGADEFGFATAPLIAAGCIMMRKCHLNTCPVGVATQDPVLRKRFTGTPEHVINYFFFVAEELRQIMAEMGFRTVEEMVGRVDKLDMRRVRRHWKAHGVDLGRILHAVPLKEGQPLHHTETQDHGLAAAMDVELIEACKPAIESGQAVQLTRSIRNVNRTVGTMLSGRIAEAYGHHGLPQDTIRIDLTGVAGQSFGAWLALGVTMSLTGDANDYVGKGLSGGCIVVKPPQGVSREPTENIIVGNTVLYGAIAGEAYFAGVAGERFAVRNSGAVAVVEGTGDHALEYMTGGVVCVLGKTGRNVAAGMSGGIAYVYDPDGEFDRLVNHAQVDILDVKPGDGDGAEKSWGKPQQRAVSVENPGMGDPLYHDAERLKVLVERHHLHTGSARAKALLDDWANELKNFRKVMPRDYARALKTLEDEREDAAMEAAE; this is encoded by the coding sequence ATGCAGGTTCAGGCTCATCATAACCCCGGCGAAGGCCCCCTTACCCAGGGCCTTTACGATCCGCGCAACGAACACGATGCCTGCGGCGTCGGCATGGTCGCGCATATCAAGGGCAATAAGAGCCACGCGATTATCGAGCAGGCACTCACCATCCTCGCCAATCTCGACCATCGCGGCGCGGTGGGGGCGGACCCGCTGCTGGGCGATGGCGCGGGCATCCTCATCCAGACGCCCGACCCGCTCATCCGCAAATGGGCCGAGGCGCATGAATACGACCTGCCGGCGGAAGGCGATTACGCGCTCGCTATGTGCTTCCTCCCGCAGGAAGAAGAGGCGCGGCAGTTCGTCGAGAGCCAGCTCGAACGTTTCGCCGAAAAGGAAGGCCAACGTGTCGTCGGCTGGCGCGACGTGCCAACCACGCTCGACGGGCTTGGCGATGCGGTCATCGCTTCCATGCCGGTCATCCGCCAATGCGTGATCGCCCGGGGCATGAACTGCGCCAGCCGCGAGGCGTTCGAGCGCAAGCTGGTGGTGATCCGCAAGCAGACGCTGAACCCGCTCGCCGCGCTTGAGGCCAAGCATAATATCCCGGGCCTCAGCCAGGCTTATATCCCGAGCTTCAACAGCCGCACGGTCGTCTACAAGGGGCTGCTGCTGGCGAACCAGGTCGGCAGTTTCTACGACGATTTGCGCAATCCCGATTGCGTTTCCGCGCTCGGCCTCGTCCACCAGCGTTTCAGCACCAACACCTTCCCCAGCTGGCGGCTCGCCCACCCCTATCGCTTCATGGCGCATAATGGGGAGATCAACACGGTTCGCGGCAATGTGAACTGGATGGAAGCGCGCCGCCGCACGATGGAAAGCGACCTTCTGGGCGCCGACCTCGACAAGATGTGGCCGCTGATCCCGCATGGCCAGTCGGACACGGCCTGCCTCGACAATGCGCTCGAACTGCTGCTGACGGGTGGTTACAGCCTCGCGCATGCGATGATGATGCTTATGCCCGAAGCCTGGGCGAAGAACGAGCTGATGGATCCTGCGCGCCGCGCATTCTACGAATATCATGCCGCGCTGATGGAGCCCTGGGATGGCCCGGCCGCCGTATGCTTTACCGACGGCAAGCAGATCGGCGCCTGCCTCGACCGTAACGGCCTTCGCCCTGCGCGCTGGTGCACGACCAAGGACGATCTCGTCGTGCTCGCCTCGGAAAGCGGCGTGCTGCCGTTCGAAGAGGAGGACATCACCCGCAAGTGGCGCCTCCAGCCGGGCAAGATGCTGCTGATCGATTTGGACGAAGGCCGCATCGTCGAGGACGAGGAGCTCAAGGCCGAGCTCGCCGCTGCCGAGCCCTACGAGGCGTGGCTCGAAAAGGCGCAGTACAAGCTCGCCGACCTCGATCATATCGAGCCGGACCTGTCGGAAATCGCCGCGAGCGAAATCCCGCTCCTCAACCGCCAGCAGGCCTTCGGATATACGCAGGAAGACCTGTCGCGCTTCCTCGAGCCGATGGCCGCCAATGGCGAGGACCCGATCGGGTCGATGGGCACCGATACGCCGATCGCGGTCCTGTCGGAGCGCAGCCGCCTGCTCTACGATTATTTCAAGCAGAACTTCGCGCAGGTGACCAACCCGCCGATCGACCCGATCCGCGAGGAGCTGGTGATGAGCCTGCTCTCGATGATCGGCCCGCGCCCGAACCTGCTGGGCCGCGACGGTGGCACGCACAAGCGCCTCGAAGTGTCGCAGCCGATCCTGACCGACGACGACCTGGCCAAGATCCGTTCGGTCGAGGTAGCGCTCGACGGCGCCTTCCGCACTGCGACCATCGACATCACCTGGGATGCCAGCACAGGCGCGGACGGTCTCGCCATGGCGCTGAAGGAAATGTGCTGGGCGGCGACCGAGGCCGTGCTCGGCGATGCGAACATCCTGATCCTGTCGGACCGCGCACAGGGTCCGGAGCGGATTGCCATGCCCGCGCTGCTGGCGACGGCGGCAGTCCACCACCAGCTGGTGCGGCAGGGCCTGCGGATGCAGACCGGCCTCGTCATCGAGACGGGCGAAGCGCGCGAGGTGCACCATTTCTGCGCGCTCGCGGGCTACGGCGCGGAAGGCATCAACCCCTATCTCGCCTTCGAGACGCTGGAAGATTTGCGCGTGCGCAAGCTGCCCGAACTCGATCCGGATGACGTGCAGAAGAACTTCGTCAAGGCGGTCGGCAAGGGCATCCTCAAGGTCATGTCCAAGATGGGCATCTCGACCTACCAGTCTTATTGCGGCGCGCAGATTTTCGACGCGGTCGGCCTGTCGAGCGAGTTCGTCGACGCCTATTTCGCCGGGACCGCGACCACCATCGAAGGCGTGGGCCTGAAGGAAGTGGCCGAGGAAACCGTGCGTCGCCACGCGCAGGCTTTCGGTGACAGTCCCTTGTACAACGGGATGCTCGATGTCGGCGGCATCTACCAGTACCGCATCCGCGGCGAGGACCACGCCTGGACCCCGCAGAACATCGCCAACCTCCAGCACGCGGTGCGCGGGTCGGACCCGAAGAATTACGAGGAATTCGCCAAGAGAGTAAACGAGCAGTCCGAGCGGCTGCTCACCATTCGCGGGCTGATGGAACTGAAAAAGGCCGAGCGCCCGCTCGACCTGGACGAGGTCGAACCGGCTGCCGAGATCGTAAAGCGTTTCAGCACCGGCGCGATGAGCTTCGGCTCGATCAGCCACGAGGCGCATTCGACGCTCGCCATCGCGATGAACCGCATCGGCGGCCGCTCGAACACCGGCGAAGGCGGCGAGGAACCGGAGCGCTTCCAGCCGCTCGACAACGGCGATTCCATGCGCAGCCGGATCAAGCAGGTGGCCTCGGGCCGCTTTGGCGTCACGGCGGAATATCTCGTCAATTCGGACGACATCCAGATCAAGATGGCGCAGGGCGCAAAGCCCGGCGAAGGCGGCCAGCTGCCCGGTCACAAGGTCGACAAGCGCATCGGCAAGGTGCGCCATTCGACCCCGGGCGTCGGCCTGATCTCGCCCCCGCCGCATCACGACATCTATTCGATCGAGGATCTGGCGCAGCTGATCCACGACCTCAAGAACGTCCAGCCCGACAGCCGTATTTCGGTGAAACTTGTGAGCGAGGTTGGTGTGGGCACGGTGGCCGCGGGCGTCTCCAAGTCCAAGGCCGACCACATCACCATCTCGGGCTATGAAGGCGGCACGGGCGCATCGCCGCTGACCAGCCTCACGCACGCGGGTTCACCGTGGGAAATCGGCCTCGCCGAAACACAGCAGACTCTGCTCCTCAACGACCTTCGCAGCCGCATCGCGGTGCAGGTCGACGGCGGGCTGCGCACGGGCCGCGACGTTGCCATCGGCGCGCTTCTGGGTGCGGACGAGTTCGGCTTCGCCACCGCCCCGCTGATCGCAGCGGGCTGCATCATGATGAGGAAGTGCCACCTCAACACCTGCCCCGTCGGCGTTGCCACGCAGGACCCGGTGCTGCGCAAGCGCTTTACCGGCACGCCCGAGCACGTCATCAACTACTTCTTCTTCGTCGCCGAGGAGCTCCGCCAGATCATGGCCGAGATGGGCTTCCGCACAGTCGAGGAAATGGTCGGCCGCGTCGACAAGCTCGATATGCGCCGGGTGCGCCGGCACTGGAAGGCGCATGGCGTCGATCTGGGCCGCATTCTCCACGCCGTCCCGCTCAAGGAAGGCCAGCCGCTCCATCACACCGAAACGCAGGACCACGGCCTTGCCGCGGCGATGGATGTCGAGCTGATCGAGGCCTGCAAGCCGGCCATCGAAAGCGGCCAGGCGGTGCAGCTGACGCGCTCTATACGCAACGTGAACCGCACGGTCGGCACCATGCTTTCGGGCCGGATTGCGGAAGCCTATGGCCATCACGGTTTGCCGCAGGACACCATCCGCATCGACCTGACCGGTGTGGCCGGACAGAGCTTCGGCGCCTGGCTCGCCCTTGGCGTGACCATGAGCCTGACCGGCGATGCGAATGACTATGTCGGCAAGGGCCTTTCGGGCGGGTGCATCGTGGTGAAACCGCCGCAGGGCGTCAGCCGCGAGCCGACCGAGAACATTATCGTCGGCAACACCGTTCTCTATGGCGCGATTGCGGGCGAGGCTTATTTCGCCGGCGTTGCGGGCGAGCGGTTCGCCGTGCGCAATTCGGGCGCGGTCGCCGTCGTCGAGGGCACGGGAGACCACGCTCTGGAATACATGACCGGCGGCGTCGTCTGCGTGCTCGGCAAGACCGGCCGCAACGTGGCGGCCGGCATGAGCGGCGGCATCGCCTATGTCTACGACCCCGACGGCGAGTTCGACCGCCTCGTCAACCACGCGCAGGTCGATATCCTCGACGTGAAGCCGGGCGACGGGGACGGTGCGGAGAAAAGCTGGGGCAAGCCGCAGCAGCGCGCTGTTTCGGTAGAGAACCCCGGCATGGGCGATCCGCTTTACCACGATGCCGAACGCCTCAAGGTGCTGGTCGAACGCCACCACCTCCACACCGGCTCGGCCCGCGCCAAGGCACTGCTCGACGACTGGGCCAACGAACTGAAGAACTTCCGCAAGGTGATGCCGCGCGACTATGCGCGCGCACTCAAGACGCTCGAGGACGAGCGCGAGGACGCAGCAATGGAGGCCGCAGAGTAA
- a CDS encoding uracil-DNA glycosylase, with translation MNESIPESWRPVLEPVLAGEEARALGGWLRAEEGAGKTVYPPRGQRLKALELTPLDTVKVVILGQDPYHGPGQAMGLAFSVPEGVKLPPSLRNIYRELASDLGGETPTSGDLSHWARQGVLLLNNTLTVEDGKAGSHAGRGWDAVTDACVAAVAAREEPSAFILWGSHAQAKAKRIDGLRDGRHLVIESPHPSPLSAHRGFFGSRPFSRSNSFLAEHGREPINWRV, from the coding sequence ATGAACGAGAGCATTCCCGAAAGCTGGCGACCCGTGCTGGAGCCGGTCCTCGCCGGCGAAGAGGCGCGCGCGCTGGGCGGCTGGCTGCGCGCGGAGGAGGGGGCGGGCAAGACCGTCTATCCGCCGCGCGGGCAGCGGCTGAAGGCGCTCGAACTCACCCCGCTCGACACGGTGAAGGTCGTGATCCTCGGGCAGGACCCTTACCACGGGCCGGGGCAGGCGATGGGCCTTGCGTTCTCCGTGCCGGAGGGCGTGAAGCTGCCGCCGTCCTTGCGCAACATCTACAGGGAGCTGGCGAGCGATCTGGGCGGGGAGACTCCGACCAGCGGCGACCTGTCGCACTGGGCGCGGCAGGGCGTGCTGCTGCTCAACAACACGCTGACGGTGGAAGATGGCAAGGCGGGCAGCCATGCGGGACGCGGCTGGGATGCGGTGACCGATGCCTGTGTGGCGGCGGTGGCGGCGCGCGAGGAGCCAAGCGCGTTCATCCTCTGGGGCAGCCACGCGCAGGCGAAGGCCAAGCGGATCGACGGATTGCGCGATGGCCGGCACCTCGTGATCGAGAGCCCGCATCCCAGCCCACTCTCGGCGCATCGGGGTTTCTTCGGCTCCCGGCCCTTCAGCCGATCCAACAGCTTCCTTGCCGAGCACGGACGTGAACCGATCAACTGGCGCGTTTAG
- a CDS encoding barstar family protein produces MQTVVIDCAGVQSADEFWQRYLTAVQPEGAAIFGRNLDAFWDAVEVGGPGQPNAKLVFKNTSGLEANFLQALRRIAIDATQTEIELP; encoded by the coding sequence ATGCAGACTGTGGTGATCGATTGCGCCGGAGTGCAAAGCGCAGATGAGTTCTGGCAGCGCTATTTGACTGCGGTGCAGCCAGAGGGGGCTGCGATCTTTGGTCGGAACCTAGACGCCTTCTGGGACGCGGTGGAAGTAGGAGGTCCCGGTCAGCCCAACGCCAAGCTGGTCTTTAAGAACACGTCGGGCCTAGAGGCTAATTTTTTGCAAGCGCTGCGTCGCATCGCAATCGACGCAACCCAGACTGAGATCGAACTTCCTTAG
- the lptC gene encoding LPS export ABC transporter periplasmic protein LptC yields the protein MVFRKRRIETQEAKQLRSRRQHFAAPGGSHDKLVRFLARALPMAVGVIAALMIITPLSPRGEISFLLDRNEVAVITERLRVDNALYRGQDEQGRPFSLTAGEAVQKSSAEGIVRMDDLVARMLMDDGPARVEAPGGQYDIDEEVVAVNGTMRMEAADGYSMRASGVALDLQDKTLVGAGGVEGAIPAGTFRANRLEADLNQRTITLSGAARLRMEPGKLRMP from the coding sequence ATGGTGTTCCGCAAGCGCAGGATCGAAACGCAGGAGGCGAAGCAATTGCGCTCGCGCCGCCAGCATTTCGCTGCGCCCGGCGGCAGCCATGACAAGCTCGTCCGCTTCCTCGCCCGCGCGCTGCCGATGGCCGTCGGCGTCATTGCCGCGCTGATGATCATCACCCCGCTCTCGCCGCGCGGCGAAATCAGCTTCCTGCTCGATCGCAACGAGGTCGCGGTGATCACCGAACGCCTGCGCGTCGACAACGCGCTCTACCGCGGACAGGACGAGCAGGGACGCCCCTTCTCGCTCACGGCTGGCGAGGCGGTCCAGAAATCGAGCGCGGAAGGCATCGTGCGGATGGACGATCTCGTCGCCCGCATGCTGATGGATGACGGCCCGGCCCGCGTCGAAGCGCCGGGCGGGCAATACGATATCGATGAAGAGGTCGTCGCGGTAAACGGCACCATGCGCATGGAAGCGGCCGACGGCTATTCGATGCGCGCCAGCGGCGTGGCTCTAGACCTGCAAGACAAGACGCTGGTCGGCGCCGGAGGCGTGGAAGGCGCGATCCCGGCGGGGACCTTCAGGGCCAATCGGCTCGAGGCCGATCTCAACCAACGCACTATCACCCTGTCGGGCGCGGCGCGCCTGCGCATGGAACCCGGAAAGCTGAGGATGCCGTGA
- a CDS encoding glutamate synthase subunit beta: protein MGKETGFLEYEREDRTYLDPAERLKNYKEFTVPHDKGALQRQAARCMNCGIPYCHNGCPVNNIIPDWNHLVYEDDWKNALEVLHSTNNFPEFTGRVCPAPCEAACTLNIVDAPVTIKSIECAIIDRGFKEGWVKPQVPEKQTGKSVAVIGSGPAGLAAAQQLARAGHAVTVFEKSDRIGGLLRYGIPDFKMEKHLINRRAVQMEAEGVQFRTSSEVGVEVSFEALKENFDAVVLAGGAEEARKLDIPGAELPGVRLAMEFLTQQNKRNAGDDEVRAAPRGSLTATDKHVIVIGGGDTGSDCVGTSNRQGAASVTQLEIMPKPPEKEDKALTWPDWPVKLRTSSSHEEGVDRDWAVLTKRVVEEGGQVAGLECVRVEWKDGKMVEVEGSEFTLKADLILLAMGFTGPKRRGLLDRAGVELDGRGNVKADTNRYATSEPHVFACGDMRRGQSLVVWAIREGRQCARAVDEALMGVSELPR from the coding sequence ATGGGCAAGGAAACCGGCTTTCTCGAATACGAGCGCGAGGATCGCACCTATCTCGATCCCGCGGAGCGCCTGAAGAACTACAAGGAGTTCACCGTCCCGCACGACAAGGGCGCGCTGCAACGCCAAGCCGCGCGCTGCATGAATTGCGGCATTCCTTATTGTCACAACGGCTGTCCGGTGAACAACATCATCCCGGACTGGAACCACCTCGTCTACGAGGACGACTGGAAGAACGCGCTCGAAGTCCTGCACTCGACCAACAATTTCCCCGAGTTCACCGGCCGCGTCTGCCCCGCCCCCTGCGAGGCGGCCTGCACGCTCAACATCGTCGACGCACCGGTGACGATCAAGTCGATCGAATGCGCCATCATCGACCGCGGCTTCAAGGAAGGCTGGGTCAAGCCGCAGGTCCCCGAAAAGCAAACCGGCAAGTCTGTCGCGGTGATCGGTTCGGGGCCCGCAGGCCTCGCCGCCGCACAGCAGCTGGCGCGCGCGGGCCACGCCGTCACCGTATTCGAGAAAAGCGACCGCATCGGCGGCCTGCTTCGCTACGGCATTCCCGACTTCAAGATGGAAAAGCACCTCATCAATCGCCGCGCGGTGCAGATGGAGGCCGAGGGCGTGCAGTTCCGCACCTCTTCCGAAGTGGGCGTGGAAGTCAGCTTCGAGGCGCTGAAAGAGAATTTCGACGCGGTCGTGCTGGCAGGCGGCGCGGAAGAAGCGCGCAAGCTCGACATCCCCGGCGCGGAGCTGCCCGGCGTGCGGCTGGCGATGGAATTCCTCACCCAGCAGAACAAGCGCAACGCGGGCGACGACGAAGTGCGCGCCGCTCCGCGTGGCTCGCTCACCGCGACCGACAAGCACGTGATCGTGATCGGCGGCGGCGACACCGGCAGCGATTGCGTGGGCACCAGCAACCGCCAGGGCGCGGCCAGTGTGACCCAGCTCGAAATCATGCCCAAGCCGCCGGAAAAAGAGGACAAGGCGCTGACCTGGCCCGATTGGCCGGTCAAGCTGCGCACTTCCTCCAGCCACGAGGAAGGCGTGGACCGCGACTGGGCCGTGCTGACCAAGCGCGTGGTCGAGGAAGGCGGCCAGGTCGCCGGGCTCGAATGCGTGCGCGTCGAATGGAAGGACGGCAAGATGGTCGAAGTGGAAGGCAGCGAGTTCACGCTGAAAGCCGACCTCATCCTCCTCGCCATGGGCTTTACCGGCCCCAAGCGGCGCGGGTTGCTCGACCGGGCAGGCGTGGAGCTGGACGGGCGCGGCAACGTCAAAGCCGACACCAACCGCTACGCCACCAGCGAACCCCACGTCTTCGCCTGCGGCGACATGCGGCGCGGCCAAAGCCTCGTCGTCTGGGCCATTCGCGAGGGTCGCCAGTGCGCGCGCGCCGTGGACGAGGCGCTGATGGGGGTTAGCGAGCTGCCGAGGTAG
- a CDS encoding MaoC family dehydratase, translated as MSPQDVAAKVGEQVGTSDWVEMTQERINQFAEATGDHQFIHVNEEAAKMTPFGGTIAHGFLTLSMIPYLTANSDVPRVDGIKMAVNYGGNKTRFINPVRSGKRIRGHWKMLEMTEKRPGQWQQTMEITIEIEGEDKPALICEWMTMYFV; from the coding sequence ATGAGCCCCCAGGACGTAGCAGCCAAGGTCGGTGAACAGGTCGGCACCAGCGATTGGGTCGAGATGACGCAGGAGCGCATCAACCAGTTCGCCGAAGCCACCGGCGACCACCAGTTCATCCATGTGAACGAGGAAGCGGCCAAGATGACGCCCTTCGGCGGCACCATCGCCCACGGCTTCCTGACGCTTTCGATGATCCCCTACCTCACCGCGAACAGCGACGTCCCGCGGGTCGACGGAATCAAGATGGCCGTGAACTACGGCGGCAACAAGACGCGCTTCATCAACCCGGTCCGTTCGGGCAAGCGCATTCGCGGCCACTGGAAGATGCTCGAAATGACCGAAAAGCGTCCCGGCCAGTGGCAGCAGACCATGGAGATCACCATCGAGATCGAAGGCGAGGACAAGCCCGCGCTGATCTGCGAATGGATGACCATGTATTTCGTGTGA
- a CDS encoding LptA/OstA family protein encodes MKKHLPTMAKSALGGFALTAAALGGIQLSAQSIASHNSNAPVSYAADRIELQDRQNRVVLSGNVKITQAGLNLNAARTIVNYTDAGSLKIQRIMATGGVDVSRGNERARGDTAVYDFNRRVITMAGNVRLNRGGDTLNGGRLVIDLASGVSSIDGQASGSSGVTGNSTNSGGRVTGTFSVPD; translated from the coding sequence ATGAAAAAGCACCTGCCCACCATGGCGAAAAGCGCGCTTGGCGGCTTTGCCCTGACCGCTGCTGCACTGGGCGGCATCCAGCTCAGCGCGCAGTCCATCGCTTCGCACAATTCCAACGCGCCCGTTTCCTACGCGGCCGACCGGATCGAGCTGCAGGACCGGCAGAACCGCGTCGTCCTCTCGGGCAATGTGAAGATCACGCAGGCCGGGCTCAATCTCAACGCGGCGCGCACCATCGTGAACTACACCGACGCCGGGTCGCTGAAGATCCAGCGCATCATGGCCACCGGCGGCGTCGATGTGTCGCGCGGCAACGAGCGCGCGCGGGGCGACACGGCGGTCTACGATTTCAACCGCCGCGTCATCACCATGGCCGGCAATGTCCGCCTCAACCGCGGCGGCGACACTCTCAACGGCGGACGGCTGGTGATCGACCTGGCCAGCGGCGTGTCGAGCATCGACGGGCAGGCGAGCGGGTCCTCGGGTGTGACCGGCAACAGCACCAATTCGGGCGGCCGCGTCACCGGCACCTTCTCCGTTCCCGATTGA
- a CDS encoding acetyl-CoA C-acyltransferase, giving the protein MSRDAVIVSTARTGMGKAYKGAFNSTPGATLGSYALKPAIERAGIDAGELDDVLWGAALQQGAQAGNLARQVALRAGCPIGVSGMTIDRQCSSGLMTIATAAKQVITDRMQIVGAGGQESISLVQTKEMRVMPDPELIAMHGAIYMPMLQTAETVAQRYGISREAQDEYALQSQQRTAAAQEAGIFDDEIVSVSTKHKVQNKETGEITDEDVTIAKDEGNRPSTTLEGLASLQPVMGPGTSITAGNASQLSDGSAAVIVMEAKEAEKRGLNPLGRYIGMAVAGTEPDEMGIGPIFAIPKLLERFDMKIEDIDLWELNEAFAVQVLYCRDKLGIDNDKLNVNGGSISIGHPYGMTGARCVGHILREGQRRKAKYGVVTMCVGGGMGAAGLFEIF; this is encoded by the coding sequence ATGTCACGTGACGCAGTCATCGTTTCCACCGCCCGTACCGGTATGGGCAAGGCCTATAAGGGCGCCTTCAACTCCACCCCCGGCGCGACGCTCGGCTCCTATGCGCTGAAGCCCGCCATCGAGCGTGCCGGTATCGACGCCGGCGAGCTTGACGACGTGCTCTGGGGCGCCGCGCTCCAGCAGGGTGCGCAGGCCGGCAACCTTGCCCGCCAAGTCGCGCTGCGTGCCGGTTGCCCGATCGGCGTGTCGGGCATGACCATCGATCGCCAGTGCTCCTCGGGCCTGATGACGATCGCTACGGCGGCCAAGCAGGTCATCACCGACCGCATGCAGATCGTCGGCGCGGGCGGCCAGGAATCGATCAGCCTCGTGCAGACCAAGGAAATGCGCGTGATGCCCGATCCCGAGCTGATCGCGATGCACGGCGCCATCTACATGCCGATGCTGCAGACTGCAGAGACGGTCGCCCAGCGCTATGGCATCAGCCGCGAAGCGCAGGACGAATACGCGCTCCAGAGCCAGCAGCGCACCGCCGCCGCTCAGGAAGCGGGCATCTTCGACGACGAAATCGTCTCGGTCAGCACCAAGCACAAGGTGCAGAACAAGGAGACGGGCGAGATCACCGACGAGGACGTGACCATCGCCAAGGATGAGGGCAACCGCCCCTCGACCACGCTCGAAGGCCTCGCCTCGCTCCAGCCGGTCATGGGGCCGGGCACATCGATCACGGCAGGTAACGCCAGCCAGCTGTCCGACGGTTCGGCCGCGGTCATCGTGATGGAAGCCAAGGAAGCCGAGAAGCGTGGCCTCAACCCGCTCGGCCGTTACATCGGCATGGCGGTTGCCGGGACGGAGCCCGACGAAATGGGCATCGGCCCGATCTTCGCCATCCCCAAGCTGCTCGAACGCTTCGACATGAAGATCGAGGATATCGACCTGTGGGAACTGAACGAAGCCTTTGCGGTGCAGGTGCTCTACTGCCGCGACAAGCTGGGCATCGACAACGACAAGCTCAACGTCAACGGCGGCTCGATCTCGATCGGCCACCCCTATGGCATGACCGGCGCGCGCTGCGTCGGCCACATCCTGCGTGAAGGCCAGCGCCGCAAGGCGAAGTACGGCGTCGTCACCATGTGCGTCGGCGGCGGCATGGGTGCAGCGGGGCTGTTTGAAATCTTCTAA
- a CDS encoding ribonuclease D, which produces MAVHFHEEDLPEGVLADGPVAVDTETMGLVTIRDRLCVVQISDGNGDEHLVRFGPDSDYDAPNLKAVLGDPERLKLFHFARFDLAAIEYYLGVTAAPCYCTKIASKLVRTFTDRHGLKNLVEELLGESMSKAQQSSDWGGPVLNDAQRDYAASDVRFLHRMKEELDRRLAREGRTELAQACFDFLPARAHLDILGWDDHDIFSHASA; this is translated from the coding sequence ATGGCAGTGCATTTCCACGAAGAAGACCTTCCCGAAGGCGTCCTCGCCGATGGCCCGGTGGCCGTCGATACCGAAACCATGGGCCTCGTCACGATCCGCGACCGGCTTTGCGTCGTGCAGATCAGCGACGGGAATGGCGACGAGCACCTCGTGCGCTTCGGCCCCGACAGCGATTACGATGCGCCGAACCTGAAGGCCGTGCTGGGCGATCCGGAGCGGCTGAAGCTTTTCCACTTCGCGCGCTTCGACCTGGCCGCCATCGAATACTATCTCGGTGTCACGGCTGCGCCCTGCTACTGCACCAAGATCGCCAGCAAGCTGGTGCGCACCTTCACCGACCGCCACGGCCTCAAGAACCTCGTCGAGGAACTGCTCGGCGAAAGCATGAGCAAGGCGCAGCAGAGCAGCGACTGGGGCGGCCCGGTCCTGAACGACGCCCAGCGCGACTACGCGGCCAGCGATGTGCGCTTCCTCCACCGCATGAAGGAAGAGCTCGACCGCCGGCTCGCCCGCGAGGGCCGCACGGAACTTGCGCAGGCCTGTTTCGATTTCCTTCCTGCACGCGCGCATCTCGACATTCTCGGCTGGGACGACCACGACATCTTCAGCCACGCGTCAGCCTAG